Below is a window of Fervidobacterium pennivorans DSM 9078 DNA.
TTTCTTCAATTATTTTATTACCCTCTTTTCGTTTGTTTTCAAGGTATTCTTGACTTGAGAATCTCTCTGCGTATTCGTTGAGTAAGTTAATATCAGGCGTATGTCCAACAACTGTGTAAATATAAAATTCCTCGCCGGGTTGGAGTGTTACTTCGGTCGGAGAGAAAGCACAAGGCACCCTATTCGATGTGATTTGCTTCATTTTCCTTATATTTTCTAACCTTGAACCGATGAAAACATCTGGTTCGATATATGAGGTATTCATTCCGAAAACAATGTCAGGATCTACCAACGGCATTAAGAGTTCCTTTTTTCCTGACTGAATCTTGAACGAAACGTAGAAATTGCCCTCTTTGAATTCGGAAACAGCTGCTACATCTTCTGCCGTTGACCTGAGTTTAAATACTGGCATCTTGTTTTCCAAATTATATACTTCCATCCAAGCCTTTAACGTGTTACCCACATGCTTTAAACCGTAATCGTTGATTCCATAAGGAAGGAGTGCAGCAAGCCCATCGAGAATTTCAAAGTGTTTTACTTCGTTAGATATGTTTTGGAATTTAACAATTCTGATAAGTGCTCCTAACTTCTCCTGGGGCAGTATGAAGTAAAGTACATTTGTTTTAAGACCATATACATTATTTATTTCTTCTATCTCGACTTCATTCCTGGCAATATACATCCTTTGTACAACTTTATCGGAAACCACTTTTCCAAAAGGCTCAAAGAATGCATCCATAGACAAATCTTTAACAAACGTTCTGAAGCCGTGTGTGAAGACAACTTGATAAGATCTAAAAGCCGGGTGGAATTCCATAATAGGGTTATCTTTATGCGCAATTCCGAAAGATGCAATTGCTTGAGCTCGGTTAACGTAAAACACCCACAGCGGTATACCTTTCTTACCAGCTATTCCAGGCAAAAAGCTTGCAAATGGTTTTGAGTTATTATAGTCTTCAACTACAAATCTTTTATTCTCGTCGAAGTAGTATCTTACCATTTCAAGACCTCCTTTTTTAAAATTGTGAACTTAGTCTAGTACATACTTACCTACCAATCTGATATCTCTTGATGAGGCACCAACTCTTATTTCGTATTCCCCCTTTTCAACTACCCAGCAATGACCATTAAAACTTGCAAGGCTTGAGACGGGAACTCTAATTTCCATTTTCTGAGTTTCTCCTGGTTCAAGCAACTTCGTCTTTTCAAAACCCTTCAATTCTTGGTAAGGCTTGTCTATTTTGCCTTTTGGAGCTCTCACATAAATTTGTGCAACTTCTTTTCCAACCATGTTGCCTGTGTTCTTGACCTCGAAAGTTACAACAATATCTCCACCGTCTCTATGTAACTTTAGATTGGAATATTCGAACGTCGTATACGAAAGTCCGAATCCAAATTCGAAAGCTGGTTCTATTCTAAACGTATCGTAATACCTGTATCCGACGTAGATGTCCTCGTCGTAAACTACTACTTGCGGATTATCTTTTGGTTCACCCGGGAACGACCTCGATGGAACATCTTCGTATCTTTTTGGGAATGTTGTTGGAAGCTTTCCGGACGGATTCACTTTTCCACTTATCACATCCGCAAAGATTCTTCCTGCCTCCTGACCTGGTTGCCAAACCAATAGTATGGCATCACAAAGATTTTTCCAGCTTTCCACTTCGATAGGAGAACCTATATTTAGAACGACTACGAACTTCTTACCATGCTTTCTGAACGCTGTTGAAAGTTTCGACATTATACTGATTTCATCATCAGCAAGATAGAAGTCACCTTTTTCAAGCTTTCTGTCAACACCTTCTCCTGAGATTCTTGTTATGATGAATATTCCAACATCGTTTCTTAAAGCATATTTTTCAATATCTTCTTCGCTAATGAAATCCTGCGGGAGCTTGGGTACGATATCTTCACCCCATTGACCTTTGGTTATAACATAATCTTTGGCCCTAAAATCCGAGACTTTTTTTCTGTAAAACTCTGCCAGTTCCATGTCAACATTCAATCCTTTTTCAATCGCACCATCCAAGAAGTTAATGGTGTATCTTGGGTGAGTCTCCCCACTACCTGTCCCACCTCGTATCGTTTCAATCTGCCCTGTTCCGAATAGCGCAATTTTTGTATCTGGTGAGAGTGGTAAAGTATTCTCATTCTTTAGCAAAACAACACCCTCGCATCCGGCTTCGTATGAAACCTTTGCGTGTTCGTCAAGGTTTGGTTTGTTCGAATAATTGTATCCTTTGAATGAAGGAGTCTTAACAAGCACTTTTAAAATGGTTCTTACCCGCTCATTTAACATTTCATCGGTGATTTCGCCACGTTCGTAAGCTTCTTTGATTTCCTCGATTTCTGGTCTTCTGTGTTTGAAAATTTGGTACGTATTTCCTGGCATCAGCAAATCGTTCCAAGATTTGATTTGCTCTGCTGCATTATCACCTGCGAACCAATCAGTCATCACTAACCCATCAAATCCCCACTCGTCACGGAGCACATCTTTTAAAAGCCATTTATTTTGAGATGTGTATTTACCGTTTAGCTTATTGTAAGAGCTCATAACAGTCCACGGCTTTGCTTTCTTAATAGCTATTTCAAATGGTTTCAGGTATATCTCTCGCAAAGCACGCTCAGAAACGATAGTGTCAACGGTCATCCTATTCGTTTCCTGTTCGTTTACCACAAAATGTTTTAAACAGGCACCAACACCTTGGGATTGAACGCCTTCAACAAAACTTGCAGCCATTTCGCCTGTTAACAGCGGGTCTTCGGAATAGTATTCAAAGTTTCTTCCGCACAGAGGATTTCTGTGGATGTTAATCGCCGGAGCTAAAAGTATATCTACACCGTACTCTTTGACTTCTTCTCCCATTGCTTCTCCAACTTTTCTAAGCAAATTTCTATTCCAAGTGGCGGCAAGCATAGTTTCAACGGGAAATGCTGTTGCGTGGTATTTATTCTCATCATTTTCACGTTCAGGGTCTATCCTTAAACCAGCCGGTCCATCTGCAAGTACCATACCTGGGATACCAAGTCTTTCTATGGGTCTTGTTTCACCAGCCGCTCCTTTAACTCTAGGAGCAGGGTTGTTAGGTAACGAAAGTAAACCTACGCCAACCAAAAAGCTTATCTTTT
It encodes the following:
- a CDS encoding beta-glucosidase family protein yields the protein MVFDIERVISEMTVDEKISFLVGVGLLSLPNNPAPRVKGAAGETRPIERLGIPGMVLADGPAGLRIDPERENDENKYHATAFPVETMLAATWNRNLLRKVGEAMGEEVKEYGVDILLAPAINIHRNPLCGRNFEYYSEDPLLTGEMAASFVEGVQSQGVGACLKHFVVNEQETNRMTVDTIVSERALREIYLKPFEIAIKKAKPWTVMSSYNKLNGKYTSQNKWLLKDVLRDEWGFDGLVMTDWFAGDNAAEQIKSWNDLLMPGNTYQIFKHRRPEIEEIKEAYERGEITDEMLNERVRTILKVLVKTPSFKGYNYSNKPNLDEHAKVSYEAGCEGVVLLKNENTLPLSPDTKIALFGTGQIETIRGGTGSGETHPRYTINFLDGAIEKGLNVDMELAEFYRKKVSDFRAKDYVITKGQWGEDIVPKLPQDFISEEDIEKYALRNDVGIFIITRISGEGVDRKLEKGDFYLADDEISIMSKLSTAFRKHGKKFVVVLNIGSPIEVESWKNLCDAILLVWQPGQEAGRIFADVISGKVNPSGKLPTTFPKRYEDVPSRSFPGEPKDNPQVVVYDEDIYVGYRYYDTFRIEPAFEFGFGLSYTTFEYSNLKLHRDGGDIVVTFEVKNTGNMVGKEVAQIYVRAPKGKIDKPYQELKGFEKTKLLEPGETQKMEIRVPVSSLASFNGHCWVVEKGEYEIRVGASSRDIRLVGKYVLD